A region of Nitrospira sp. DNA encodes the following proteins:
- the tatC gene encoding twin-arginine translocase subunit TatC — MEQVNHPLASHIQAVKRRLIIIGVTVLGSLVLTFSFSTEMVAWLNRPFPNQLAFYGPTEALFASIKVSLLAALILSLPVIFYQCWKFIEPALLPKEQRWAIPLFMVAGGLFALGLVFCNLVILPLVIDLFVSFGLDRDITPQLSVGTYIDFNVKFLFIFGCAFELPLAMSLVAVIGVVSADTFARYRKHAVLLCLIISAIVTPDATLLTMLLMAVPLMGLYEIGIVGARLFGRSRDEKGVDLPLDPDLPINTAGTRGR, encoded by the coding sequence ATGGAACAGGTCAACCATCCGCTTGCCTCACACATCCAAGCCGTCAAGCGACGACTGATCATCATTGGTGTGACAGTCTTGGGTTCGTTGGTGCTGACCTTTTCTTTTTCCACCGAAATGGTCGCGTGGCTCAACCGCCCCTTTCCCAATCAACTTGCGTTTTATGGCCCCACTGAGGCGCTGTTCGCTTCGATCAAGGTGTCATTGTTAGCAGCCCTCATTCTCAGCTTGCCGGTCATTTTTTATCAATGTTGGAAGTTCATCGAGCCCGCCCTGTTGCCGAAAGAACAGCGGTGGGCAATCCCGCTATTTATGGTGGCGGGAGGGCTCTTCGCCTTGGGGCTGGTTTTCTGCAATCTGGTGATTTTGCCGCTGGTGATCGACCTGTTCGTCAGTTTCGGACTTGATCGCGATATTACCCCGCAGTTGAGCGTCGGCACCTACATTGATTTTAACGTGAAATTCCTGTTCATTTTCGGCTGTGCCTTTGAACTGCCCTTGGCCATGAGTCTTGTGGCTGTGATTGGAGTGGTCTCGGCAGACACGTTTGCGAGGTACCGTAAACATGCCGTGTTGTTGTGTCTCATTATTTCCGCTATCGTGACTCCTGACGCAACGCTCTTGACCATGCTCTTGATGGCGGTTCCATTGATGGGGCTGTATGAGATCGGGATTGTGGGTGCCCGGCTGTTCGGGCGAAGCCGAGACGAAAAGGGGGTTGATTTGCCCCTTGATCCTGATTTGCCGATCAACACAGCCGGAACGAGAGGACGATGA
- a CDS encoding peptidylprolyl isomerase, whose product MADVDGQTRATIAVTSKGKAMGEIVLKFFPDVAPDHVNNFVKLCQEGFYNGTTFHRVIPGFMIQGGDPNSKNSDRSSHGMGGPGHKVKAEFNSTPHKRGIVSMARANDPDSAGSQFFICVADANFLDWQYTVFGEVVAGMEVADQIVNLKRDGRDNPLERAEMTVTISKAGG is encoded by the coding sequence ATGGCTGATGTAGACGGGCAGACACGGGCAACGATCGCCGTGACGAGTAAGGGGAAAGCGATGGGAGAAATCGTGCTGAAGTTTTTCCCGGACGTGGCGCCCGACCACGTCAACAACTTCGTCAAGCTTTGCCAAGAGGGATTTTACAATGGGACGACGTTTCATCGCGTCATCCCCGGTTTCATGATTCAGGGAGGAGACCCCAACAGTAAGAATTCCGATCGTTCATCCCACGGAATGGGCGGACCTGGTCATAAGGTGAAGGCGGAGTTCAACAGTACGCCGCACAAGCGAGGCATTGTGTCCATGGCGCGCGCGAACGATCCGGATAGCGCGGGGTCACAGTTCTTTATTTGCGTTGCAGACGCCAATTTCCTCGACTGGCAATATACGGTCTTCGGCGAGGTGGTCGCCGGAATGGAGGTTGCCGACCAGATCGTCAATTTGAAGCGCGATGGGCGGGACAATCCCCTGGAGCGCGCGGAGATGACGGTGACGATCAGCAAAGCTGGAGGCTGA